From Skermanella sp. TT6, a single genomic window includes:
- a CDS encoding 1-deoxy-D-xylulose-5-phosphate reductoisomerase produces MVVAGARMSEPTGSPRRVTILGSTGSVGRNTVDLISRDPEAYAVEALTAGRNVAHLVEQARALRPALVVIADPAGYQPLRDALAGSGIEVAAGPEAVVEAARRPADWVMAAIVGAAGLEPTLAAARRGAVVAFANKECLVCAGPLMMDVVRDCGATLLPVDSEHNAIYQVFDFERRESIRRLLLTASGGPFRRSSRAQMAEAGPEQACAHPTWQMGAKISVDSATMMNKGLEIIEAHFLFAMPEERIDVVVHPQSVIHSMVEYVDGSVLAQLGTPDMRTPIAFALGWPKRIPTPAAPLDLIRAGTLTFEAPDPQKFPALRLARHALQSGGGAPTILNAANEVAVQGFLERRIGFLDIERVVEQSLERLPHSRLDHLDDVRHIDAEARRRASEILARCSE; encoded by the coding sequence ATGGTGGTAGCAGGCGCGCGTATGTCGGAGCCGACCGGATCTCCCCGGCGCGTCACGATCCTCGGATCGACCGGTTCGGTCGGCCGCAACACGGTGGACCTGATCTCCCGGGATCCGGAAGCCTACGCGGTCGAGGCGCTGACCGCCGGGCGCAACGTCGCGCATCTGGTCGAGCAGGCCAGGGCGTTGCGGCCGGCGCTGGTGGTGATCGCCGATCCGGCGGGCTACCAGCCGCTGCGCGACGCGCTGGCCGGGAGCGGGATCGAGGTCGCCGCCGGGCCGGAGGCGGTGGTCGAGGCCGCCCGGCGGCCAGCCGACTGGGTGATGGCCGCTATCGTGGGTGCCGCCGGGCTGGAACCCACGCTGGCCGCCGCCCGGCGCGGCGCCGTCGTCGCCTTCGCCAACAAGGAATGCCTGGTCTGTGCCGGGCCCCTGATGATGGACGTGGTGCGGGACTGCGGTGCCACGCTGCTGCCGGTCGACAGCGAGCATAACGCGATCTACCAGGTGTTCGACTTCGAGCGGCGCGAGTCGATCCGGCGCCTGCTGCTGACCGCTTCGGGCGGGCCTTTCCGCCGGTCCTCCAGGGCGCAGATGGCCGAAGCGGGGCCGGAGCAGGCATGCGCCCATCCGACCTGGCAGATGGGCGCCAAGATCTCGGTCGACAGCGCCACCATGATGAACAAGGGCCTGGAGATCATCGAGGCGCACTTCCTGTTCGCCATGCCCGAGGAGCGCATCGACGTGGTGGTTCATCCGCAGTCGGTGATCCACAGCATGGTCGAGTATGTCGACGGCTCGGTGCTTGCCCAGCTGGGAACGCCCGACATGCGGACTCCCATCGCGTTCGCGCTGGGCTGGCCGAAGCGGATCCCCACGCCGGCCGCCCCGCTGGACCTGATCAGGGCCGGTACGCTGACCTTCGAGGCGCCGGACCCCCAGAAGTTCCCCGCCTTGCGCCTCGCCCGCCACGCCTTGCAAAGCGGCGGAGGCGCTCCTACAATTTTGAACGCGGCGAACGAAGTGGCCGTCCAGGGATTCCTGGAAAGGCGCATCGGCTTCCTGGATATCGAGCGCGTGGTCGAGCAGTCGCTGGAGCGGTTGCCACATTCGCGCCTTGATCATCTGGACGATGTGCGCCACATCGACGCGGAAGCTCGCCGTCGGGCGAGTGAAATCTTGGCCCGCTGCAGCGAATAG